One genomic segment of Streptomyces sp. NBC_00239 includes these proteins:
- a CDS encoding DUF4291 domain-containing protein: MSEQPSPTPRHQIRAAHTDTTVTVYQAYAPHLGLPAAHNHRFPPAWKRDRMTWIKPSFLWMMYRCGWGTKPDQEIVLAVEITRAGFDHAVRNACLSHYAPGVHADHAAWQRELRATEARIQWDPERDLHLDPLPHRSLQLGLSGTLSRAYADAWTVAIRDVTPLAHEIHALVRAGDDQAARALLPAERPYTPGDGVE; encoded by the coding sequence ATGTCAGAGCAGCCGTCCCCGACCCCCCGCCACCAGATCCGCGCCGCGCACACGGACACCACCGTCACGGTCTACCAGGCCTACGCCCCCCACCTCGGCCTGCCCGCCGCCCACAACCACCGCTTCCCGCCCGCCTGGAAGCGCGACCGGATGACGTGGATCAAGCCCTCGTTCCTGTGGATGATGTACCGCTGCGGCTGGGGCACCAAGCCCGATCAGGAGATCGTGCTCGCCGTCGAGATCACCCGCGCCGGCTTCGACCACGCCGTGCGAAACGCCTGCCTCTCCCACTACGCACCCGGCGTGCACGCCGACCACGCCGCCTGGCAGCGCGAGCTGCGCGCCACCGAGGCCCGTATCCAGTGGGACCCCGAGCGCGACCTCCACCTCGACCCGCTGCCGCACCGCTCCCTCCAGCTCGGCCTCTCCGGCACCCTCTCCCGCGCCTACGCCGACGCGTGGACGGTCGCCATCCGCGACGTCACCCCCCTGGCCCACGAGATCCACGCCCTGGTCCGCGCCGGCGACGACCAAGCGGCCCGCGCGCTCCTCCCCGCCGAACGCCCTTACACCCCGGGCGACGGCGTGGAGTAA
- a CDS encoding DNA repair helicase XPB, with protein sequence MNGPLIVQSDKTLLLEVDHELADACRRAIAPFAELERAPEHIHTYRLTPLGLWNARAAGHDAEQVVDALVEFSRYPVPHALLVDVAETMARYGRLTLSKHPVHGLVLTSTDRPVLEEILRSRRVTPLVGARIDPDTVAVHPSERGQIKQTLLKLGWPAEDLAGYVDGEAHPIELAEDGWKLRPYQRQAVDGFWHGGSGVVVLPCGAGKTLVGAGAMAEAKATTLILVTNTVSARQWKHELVKRTSLTEEEIGEYSGTRKEIRPVTIATYQVLTTKRKGVYPHLELFDSRDWGLIVYDEVHLLPAPVFKFTADLQARRRLGLTATLVREDGRESDVFSLIGPKRFDAPWKEIEAQGYIAPADCVEVRVNLTESERLAYATAETEEKYRFCATTATKRKVTEALVRKHRGEQTLVIGQYIDQLDELGEHLDAPVIKGETSNAQREKLFDAFREGEISVLVVSKVANFSIDLPEATVAIQVSGTFGSRQEEAQRLGRVLRPKADGHEARFYSVVARDTIDQDFAAHRQRFLAEQGYAYRIMDADELLSDN encoded by the coding sequence GTGAACGGGCCCCTCATCGTGCAGAGCGACAAGACTCTGCTTCTCGAAGTCGACCACGAGCTTGCCGATGCGTGCCGGCGGGCCATCGCTCCGTTCGCGGAGCTGGAGCGCGCGCCCGAGCACATCCACACGTACCGGCTCACGCCGCTCGGCCTGTGGAACGCGCGGGCGGCCGGGCACGACGCCGAGCAGGTCGTCGACGCGCTGGTGGAGTTCTCCCGGTACCCGGTGCCGCACGCGCTGCTCGTGGACGTCGCCGAGACGATGGCCCGGTACGGGCGCCTGACGCTCAGCAAGCACCCGGTGCACGGGCTCGTGCTGACCAGCACCGACCGGCCGGTGCTGGAGGAGATCCTGCGGTCGCGGCGGGTCACCCCGCTGGTCGGCGCCCGCATCGACCCCGACACCGTGGCCGTGCACCCCTCCGAGCGCGGCCAGATCAAGCAGACCCTGCTGAAGCTGGGCTGGCCGGCCGAGGACCTCGCCGGGTACGTGGACGGCGAGGCGCACCCGATCGAGCTGGCCGAGGACGGCTGGAAGCTGCGCCCCTACCAGCGGCAGGCCGTGGACGGCTTCTGGCACGGCGGCTCCGGCGTGGTCGTGCTGCCGTGCGGCGCCGGCAAGACGCTGGTCGGCGCGGGCGCGATGGCGGAGGCCAAGGCCACCACGCTGATCCTGGTCACCAACACCGTCTCGGCCCGGCAGTGGAAGCACGAGCTGGTGAAGCGGACCTCGCTGACCGAGGAGGAGATCGGCGAGTACAGCGGCACCCGCAAGGAGATCCGGCCGGTCACCATCGCCACCTACCAGGTGCTGACGACGAAGCGCAAGGGCGTCTACCCGCACCTGGAGCTCTTCGACTCCCGGGACTGGGGCCTGATCGTCTACGACGAGGTGCACCTGCTGCCCGCACCGGTCTTCAAGTTCACCGCCGACCTCCAGGCCCGCCGCCGCCTCGGCCTGACGGCCACTCTGGTCCGGGAGGACGGCCGCGAGTCGGACGTGTTCTCGCTGATCGGCCCGAAGCGCTTCGACGCGCCGTGGAAGGAGATCGAGGCGCAGGGCTACATCGCGCCCGCCGACTGCGTCGAGGTCCGCGTCAACCTGACCGAGAGCGAGCGGCTCGCGTACGCCACCGCCGAGACCGAGGAGAAGTACCGGTTCTGCGCGACGACCGCGACGAAGCGGAAGGTCACTGAGGCGCTGGTGCGCAAGCACCGGGGTGAGCAGACCCTGGTCATCGGGCAGTACATCGACCAGCTCGACGAGCTGGGCGAGCACCTGGACGCGCCCGTGATCAAGGGTGAGACGTCCAACGCGCAGCGCGAGAAGCTCTTCGACGCGTTCCGCGAGGGCGAGATCAGCGTCCTGGTGGTGTCGAAGGTCGCCAACTTCTCGATCGACCTGCCGGAGGCCACGGTCGCCATCCAGGTCTCGGGCACCTTCGGCTCCCGCCAGGAGGAGGCCCAGCGGCTCGGCCGGGTACTGCGCCCGAAGGCCGACGGTCACGAGGCCCGCTTCTACTCGGTGGTCGCACGCGACACCATCGACCAGGACTTCGCCGCCCACCGGCAGCGGTTCCTGGCCGAACAGGGCTACGCCTACCGGATCATGGACGCGGACGAACTGCTGTCCGACAACTGA